The Acidobacteriota bacterium genome includes a region encoding these proteins:
- a CDS encoding deoxyribodipyrimidine photolyase, producing MQAAQRADANHALALAVAEADARDLPVVAYFGLTEQYPGANARHFAFMLQGLAETQRTLAERGIRLMVRREPPAAGALALAADAALTVVDAGYLRHQREWRAVAAARSECPFLQVETDVVVPVGVASPKDEFTAATFRPKIRRALARFFVPPPPARAPRRSSLRFDLDAFDIADPAAALERLDVDRSVPPVCGWPGGAAAARARLAAFVAGGLDAYPDRRNDPNAGAVSGLSPYLHFGQLSPLEAALAAQASGSPGAEAFLEELIVRRELAVNFVWYNPAYDGYHGLPSWARADLNRHAKDPRPARYTPAELERAATHDPYWNAAQLELVHTGKMHGYMRMYWGKKILEWSASPRDAFRVAVRLNDRYELDGRDPNGYAGVAWCFGKHDRPWGERPVFGKVRCMVAAGLKRKFDADGYAARMRALAGADA from the coding sequence ATGCAAGCGGCCCAGCGCGCCGATGCCAACCACGCCCTGGCCCTGGCCGTTGCGGAAGCCGACGCGCGCGATCTGCCGGTGGTGGCGTACTTCGGGCTCACGGAACAATATCCCGGCGCCAACGCCCGCCACTTCGCCTTCATGCTGCAGGGGCTGGCCGAGACACAGCGGACGCTGGCCGAGCGGGGCATCCGGCTGATGGTGCGGCGCGAACCGCCGGCCGCCGGAGCGCTGGCTCTGGCGGCGGACGCCGCACTCACGGTGGTGGACGCCGGCTACCTCCGCCACCAGCGCGAGTGGCGCGCCGTGGCCGCAGCGCGGAGCGAATGCCCGTTCCTCCAAGTGGAGACCGACGTGGTGGTCCCGGTGGGCGTCGCCTCGCCCAAGGACGAATTCACCGCCGCCACCTTCCGCCCCAAGATCCGCCGGGCGCTGGCTCGCTTTTTCGTGCCGCCGCCACCGGCGCGGGCGCCGCGGCGTTCGTCGCTCCGCTTCGATTTGGATGCCTTCGACATCGCCGATCCCGCGGCGGCGCTCGAGCGCCTGGACGTGGACCGCTCGGTCCCACCGGTGTGCGGCTGGCCGGGCGGGGCGGCGGCGGCCCGCGCCCGGCTGGCCGCGTTCGTCGCCGGCGGCCTCGACGCGTATCCCGACCGGCGCAACGACCCAAACGCCGGCGCCGTGTCGGGCCTGAGCCCGTACCTGCACTTCGGACAGCTTTCGCCGCTGGAGGCGGCCCTGGCCGCGCAGGCCTCCGGCTCGCCCGGCGCCGAGGCGTTCCTCGAAGAACTCATCGTCCGCCGCGAGCTGGCCGTCAACTTCGTCTGGTATAACCCGGCCTACGACGGCTACCACGGCCTGCCGTCCTGGGCGCGCGCCGACCTCAATCGTCACGCCAAGGATCCGCGCCCGGCGCGCTACACCCCCGCGGAGCTGGAACGCGCCGCCACCCATGATCCGTACTGGAACGCCGCCCAGCTCGAGCTGGTGCACACCGGCAAGATGCACGGCTACATGCGGATGTACTGGGGAAAGAAAATCCTCGAATGGAGTGCCTCGCCCCGCGACGCCTTCCGCGTCGCCGTCCGTCTCAACGACCGCTACGAGCTGGACGGCCGCGACCCCAATGGTTACGCCGGCGTGGCCTGGTGTTTTGGCAAGCACGACCGGCCTTGGGGCGAACGGCCCGTGTTCGGGAAAGTCCGCTGCATGGTCGCCGCCGGTTTGAAGCGCAAGTTCGACGCCGACGGCTACGCCGCGCGGATGCGCGCACTGGCCGGGGCGGACGCGTGA